The following proteins come from a genomic window of Flavobacterium crocinum:
- a CDS encoding GNAT family N-acetyltransferase, protein MIKITEASIDNIVKIQEIAHITWPITYGEILTSEQLEYMLDLIYSNEALSKQIQNKEQLFYLVSDSESVIGFIGIEHNYKNEAITKIHKIYLLPETQGKGYGKTVFESIEKLALENNSNELLLNVNRFNTALNFYKKLGFEIKETVDIEIGNGYLMEDYVMGKNI, encoded by the coding sequence ATGATTAAAATTACCGAAGCATCAATTGATAATATTGTTAAAATTCAAGAGATTGCACATATAACCTGGCCAATTACGTATGGCGAAATTTTGACTTCAGAACAATTAGAGTATATGTTAGATCTCATTTATTCTAATGAAGCGCTATCAAAACAAATTCAGAATAAAGAACAATTATTTTATTTGGTTTCAGATTCTGAATCAGTAATTGGTTTTATAGGAATTGAACATAATTATAAAAACGAAGCCATTACCAAAATCCATAAAATCTATCTTTTGCCAGAAACACAAGGAAAAGGATATGGCAAAACAGTTTTTGAATCTATTGAAAAACTGGCTTTAGAAAACAATTCAAATGAACTTTTATTAAATGTAAACCGTTTCAATACCGCTTTAAATTTCTATAAAAAGCTAGGTTTCGAAATTAAAGAAACCGTTGATATAGAAATTGGAAATGGGTATTTGATGGAGGATTATGTAATGGGGAAAAATATTTAA
- a CDS encoding response regulator transcription factor, whose translation MKLLIVEDEPNLLSILRKGFAENNNEVSVALDGKTALEMIHNYTFDVVVLDVMLPDINGIEICRRLRASKNFVPILLLTALGTSENIVTGLNAGADDYLVKPFKFGELDARVNALYRRSHQETEKIDTIVIGDLEINGRAKSVKRGADSIILTAKEFKLLYYLAKNMGRIVSRDQILDNVWDINFDMNTNVVDVYITYLRRKIDKPYDTKLIHTMKGLGYVIKP comes from the coding sequence ATGAAGTTACTAATAGTCGAAGATGAGCCAAATCTATTATCAATTCTGCGTAAAGGATTTGCTGAAAATAATAATGAAGTTAGTGTAGCTCTTGACGGTAAGACCGCTTTGGAGATGATTCATAATTATACTTTTGACGTTGTAGTTTTAGATGTAATGCTTCCAGATATTAATGGAATCGAGATTTGCAGAAGACTTCGTGCCAGCAAGAATTTTGTTCCCATTTTATTGCTTACTGCTTTAGGAACTTCAGAAAACATTGTAACTGGCCTTAATGCCGGTGCCGATGATTATTTGGTAAAACCTTTTAAATTTGGAGAACTAGATGCCCGAGTGAATGCACTTTACAGAAGATCACATCAGGAAACTGAAAAAATTGATACTATCGTTATTGGTGATTTAGAGATAAACGGACGTGCCAAATCAGTAAAAAGAGGAGCTGATAGCATTATTCTCACCGCAAAAGAGTTTAAACTATTATATTATTTGGCAAAAAATATGGGAAGAATCGTTTCTCGTGACCAAATTTTAGATAATGTTTGGGATATTAATTTTGACATGAATACCAATGTTGTGGATGTATATATCACTTATTTAAGAAGAAAAATCGATAAGCCTTACGATACCAAACTTATTCATACTATGAAAGGTTTGGGCTATGTTATAAAGCCATAA
- a CDS encoding GMP reductase, whose protein sequence is MRIEMDLKLGFKDVMFRPKRSTLKSRSEVSLEQNFKFLHSTASWTGIPIMGANMDTVGTFEMAKVLAKEKLFTAIHKHYSLEEWNAFLQNATPDIYDYIAVSTGTGKEDFDKIGEIITANPLLKFICIDVANGYSEHFVQFLKKTRKQYPDKIIIAGNVVTGEMTEELLLAGADIVKVGIGPGSVCTTRVKTGVGYPQLSAIIECADAAHGLGGHIISDGGCTTPGDVAKAFGAGADFVMLGGMLAGHSESGGELIEVKGEKFKQFYGMSSKTAMDKHSGGVAEYRASEGKTVQVPFKGDVIHTVLDILGGIRSTCTYVGASRLKELTKRTTFIRVSEQENQVFTK, encoded by the coding sequence ATGAGAATAGAAATGGACTTAAAATTAGGATTTAAAGACGTAATGTTTAGACCTAAAAGATCAACGCTAAAAAGCAGATCAGAAGTTTCCTTAGAACAAAATTTCAAGTTTTTGCATAGTACTGCAAGTTGGACAGGAATTCCAATAATGGGTGCTAATATGGATACAGTTGGTACCTTTGAAATGGCAAAAGTTTTAGCAAAAGAAAAGCTTTTTACAGCAATTCATAAACATTATTCTCTTGAAGAGTGGAATGCATTTCTTCAAAACGCAACTCCGGATATTTACGATTATATCGCAGTCAGTACAGGAACTGGAAAAGAAGATTTTGATAAAATTGGAGAAATAATAACTGCAAATCCATTATTAAAATTCATTTGTATTGATGTTGCCAATGGTTATTCAGAACATTTTGTCCAGTTTCTAAAGAAAACCAGAAAACAATATCCAGACAAAATCATTATTGCCGGAAATGTTGTGACTGGTGAAATGACTGAAGAACTTTTATTAGCTGGTGCTGATATAGTAAAAGTCGGAATTGGCCCAGGTTCTGTTTGTACCACACGAGTAAAAACGGGTGTTGGTTATCCGCAGTTATCTGCAATTATAGAATGTGCCGACGCAGCTCACGGTTTAGGCGGACATATTATAAGCGATGGTGGTTGTACAACTCCGGGAGATGTTGCCAAAGCTTTTGGTGCAGGAGCTGATTTCGTGATGTTAGGCGGAATGCTTGCAGGTCACTCCGAAAGTGGCGGAGAACTAATTGAAGTGAAAGGCGAAAAATTCAAACAATTTTATGGAATGAGTTCTAAAACTGCAATGGACAAGCATTCTGGAGGAGTTGCAGAATATAGAGCAAGTGAAGGAAAAACAGTTCAGGTTCCGTTTAAAGGAGATGTGATTCACACTGTTTTAGATATTTTAGGTGGCATTAGAAGCACTTGTACTTACGTTGGAGCCTCAAGATTAAAAGAATTAACAAAACGAACGACTTTCATCCGCGTAAGCGAACAGGAAAATCAGGTTTTTACAAAATAA
- a CDS encoding agmatine deiminase family protein, giving the protein MSTNNRRFPAEWEKQQGIVLCFPHNGNDWPGKYEAVQWAFVEFIKKVATFETVFLVVADEKLKEKVADMLERARVNLENVSYIIHKTNRSWMRDSGPIIVRNGLKREALNFNFNGWAKYKNYQLDKFVPGKVADFIDVPLTQVMYKGKPVIVEGGAIDVNGKGTLLTSEECLMHPTIQVRNAGFTKEDYEAVFKEYLGVTNVIWLGDGIEGDDTHGHIDDLCRFVNEDTIVTIVETDKNDSNYKPLQDNLKRLQNAKLENGKSPVIVALPMPKRVDFEDLRLPASYANFLILNNCVLVPTFNDSNDRVALNILAECFPDREVIGISCIDFIWGFGTLHCLSQQIPA; this is encoded by the coding sequence ATGTCAACAAATAATAGAAGATTTCCAGCAGAATGGGAAAAACAACAAGGAATTGTATTGTGTTTTCCGCATAATGGCAACGATTGGCCGGGAAAATACGAAGCTGTTCAATGGGCTTTTGTAGAATTTATAAAAAAGGTAGCCACTTTTGAAACTGTTTTTTTGGTTGTAGCCGATGAGAAACTGAAAGAAAAAGTTGCCGATATGCTTGAAAGAGCTCGTGTAAATCTTGAAAACGTTTCTTATATCATTCATAAAACCAACAGAAGCTGGATGCGTGACTCAGGGCCAATTATTGTTAGAAATGGTTTAAAAAGAGAAGCCTTAAATTTCAATTTTAATGGATGGGCGAAATATAAAAACTATCAGTTAGATAAATTCGTTCCGGGAAAAGTGGCCGATTTTATTGATGTTCCTTTAACTCAGGTAATGTATAAAGGAAAACCGGTAATTGTAGAAGGTGGTGCTATTGATGTAAATGGAAAAGGAACTTTACTGACTTCTGAAGAATGTTTAATGCATCCAACAATTCAAGTTCGTAACGCTGGCTTTACCAAAGAAGATTACGAAGCTGTTTTCAAAGAATATCTTGGGGTAACCAATGTAATTTGGTTAGGAGATGGAATCGAAGGAGATGATACACACGGTCATATCGACGATTTATGCCGATTTGTAAATGAAGATACCATTGTGACGATTGTAGAAACGGATAAAAACGATTCAAACTACAAACCATTACAGGACAACTTGAAACGTTTGCAAAATGCAAAATTAGAAAACGGAAAATCTCCTGTTATTGTGGCGCTTCCGATGCCAAAACGAGTTGATTTCGAAGATTTAAGATTACCGGCTAGTTATGCTAATTTCTTAATCCTGAATAATTGCGTTTTAGTACCAACATTCAACGATAGTAATGATCGTGTAGCATTGAATATTTTAGCAGAATGTTTCCCAGACCGAGAGGTTATTGGAATCAGTTGTATTGATTTCATCTGGGGATTTGGAACTTTACATTGTTTAAGTCAGCAGATTCCTGCATAA
- a CDS encoding endonuclease/exonuclease/phosphatase family protein → MKKIFFILSVLSSGVLFSQSDLQEKTELTFATYNVSMESDNYSPKGAMGKSEQILITQLNSGHNAQIKNIAQIIQTVRPDVILLNEFDYIKDPELGVKAFIKNYLNLSQGGATAIDYPYYYYSTVNTGQPSPYDLNNDGKFSNFGNDAWAFGMYPGQYGMMLLSKYPIDVNAIRTFQHFKWKDMPGALLTKKADGSDWYSKKAWKEFPLSSKSHWDLPVQIGNETVHILASHPTPPTFDGAEDRNGKRNHDEIRFWKDYISDNSASYIYDDKGIKGGLSPNSRFVILGDQNASSVEGDAIREGIKSLVDDPKINSDFTPASKGGAEFSPENSFGINHTAFWRMRADYVLPSKLGFKVINSGVFWPAKGEPMSELVEKRESSSDHRLVWVKAILE, encoded by the coding sequence ATGAAGAAAATATTTTTTATCCTTTCCGTGCTTTCTTCCGGAGTTCTTTTTTCACAGTCTGATTTGCAAGAAAAAACTGAGCTTACATTTGCGACCTACAATGTAAGCATGGAATCTGATAATTATTCTCCAAAAGGCGCAATGGGAAAATCGGAGCAGATACTGATTACTCAACTGAATTCAGGGCATAATGCTCAAATTAAAAATATTGCCCAGATTATTCAGACTGTTAGGCCAGATGTTATTTTGTTAAACGAATTTGATTATATTAAAGATCCTGAACTTGGTGTAAAGGCATTTATTAAAAATTATTTGAATTTGAGTCAGGGTGGAGCCACTGCCATTGATTATCCTTACTACTATTATTCAACGGTTAATACTGGTCAACCAAGTCCTTATGATTTGAACAATGATGGAAAGTTCAGTAATTTTGGAAATGATGCATGGGCATTTGGTATGTATCCTGGTCAATATGGGATGATGCTTTTGTCTAAATATCCTATTGATGTTAACGCGATTCGTACTTTTCAACATTTTAAATGGAAAGATATGCCGGGAGCATTGCTTACTAAAAAAGCAGATGGATCGGATTGGTATAGTAAGAAGGCATGGAAGGAATTTCCTCTATCTTCAAAATCTCATTGGGATCTTCCTGTACAGATTGGTAATGAAACAGTTCATATTTTGGCCAGTCATCCAACTCCTCCGACCTTTGATGGTGCTGAGGATCGTAATGGAAAAAGAAATCATGATGAAATCCGATTCTGGAAAGACTATATTTCAGACAATTCTGCTTCGTATATTTATGATGATAAAGGTATAAAAGGCGGTTTGTCTCCGAATTCTCGATTCGTTATATTGGGCGATCAAAACGCTTCATCAGTTGAGGGCGACGCTATTAGAGAAGGTATAAAGTCTTTAGTAGATGATCCGAAAATTAATAGCGACTTTACACCTGCTAGTAAAGGTGGTGCTGAATTTAGCCCTGAAAATTCTTTTGGAATCAATCATACTGCGTTTTGGAGAATGCGCGCTGATTATGTATTGCCATCCAAACTTGGTTTTAAAGTCATCAACAGTGGAGTGTTCTGGCCTGCAAAAGGTGAGCCAATGTCAGAATTAGTTGAAAAACGGGAATCAAGTTCTGATCATCGTTTGGTTTGGGTAAAGGCGATTCTAGAATAA
- a CDS encoding BamA/TamA family outer membrane protein, with protein MEFLKNTNFKRTLKVAILLFIIPLFLNAQTEIESQNKEECSPKTILELFKKKDSVYVVKPTKNDFFLVIPAIGSQPATGFFFGGVAQYTFKGKQENDKYSVANLGILYTLKKQWMINVKNNILLKNNKIFLSGDYRFYIFSQPNYGLGTAIIPPRRDRPDGFSIDSIAQSMDYNYFKFHQTASFEVRKNFYVGGGINIDWYTNIKDKELDVENGNLTYHYNYSQLHGFDNLEYFLTGVSLNMVYDSRDNQVNSSRGWFANLNYRFNPVLFHNQKYSNVLYAEYRHFIPLSRKNDRYILGIWTYGQFVTRGDVPYLNLPAIGWDQRSRSGEGYTQGLFRGNGLIYLSTEFRFPITCNQMFSGTIFTNFVTASNADNNTGLFHSVQPAAGVGFRILIDKKTRTNLVADYAWGNNSRGFYLNAGEVF; from the coding sequence GTGGAATTTTTAAAAAACACAAATTTTAAGCGTACATTAAAAGTAGCCATTTTACTTTTTATTATTCCGTTATTTCTAAATGCTCAAACCGAAATAGAATCTCAAAATAAGGAAGAATGTTCTCCTAAAACTATTTTAGAACTTTTTAAGAAGAAAGATTCTGTTTACGTTGTAAAACCTACTAAAAATGATTTTTTTCTTGTAATTCCGGCCATTGGCTCTCAGCCTGCTACGGGATTTTTCTTTGGTGGTGTTGCACAATATACTTTCAAAGGAAAACAGGAAAACGACAAATATTCTGTAGCCAATCTTGGAATTCTTTATACCCTGAAAAAACAATGGATGATTAACGTTAAGAATAATATTCTGCTAAAGAATAATAAAATATTTCTAAGCGGAGATTATCGGTTTTATATTTTTTCACAACCGAATTACGGATTGGGAACAGCTATTATTCCGCCTCGAAGAGATCGTCCAGATGGTTTCAGTATTGATTCTATTGCACAATCCATGGATTACAATTATTTCAAGTTTCATCAAACGGCTTCTTTTGAGGTACGAAAGAATTTTTATGTCGGCGGAGGCATAAACATTGATTGGTACACTAATATAAAAGATAAAGAACTGGATGTTGAGAATGGAAATCTAACCTATCATTACAATTACAGTCAATTGCATGGTTTTGATAATTTAGAATATTTCCTCACTGGAGTCAGCTTGAATATGGTTTATGATTCTCGTGACAATCAGGTCAATTCTTCTCGCGGTTGGTTTGCGAATCTCAACTATCGCTTTAATCCGGTTTTATTTCACAATCAAAAATATAGCAATGTTTTGTATGCAGAATACAGGCATTTTATCCCGCTTTCGCGAAAGAATGATCGTTATATTCTGGGAATCTGGACTTACGGACAATTTGTAACCAGAGGTGATGTCCCGTATTTAAATCTTCCGGCTATCGGTTGGGATCAGCGAAGCAGGAGTGGAGAAGGTTACACTCAGGGTTTATTTAGAGGAAACGGATTAATTTATCTTTCAACGGAATTCCGTTTTCCAATTACTTGTAATCAAATGTTTAGCGGAACGATTTTTACCAATTTTGTAACTGCAAGTAATGCAGACAATAATACAGGACTTTTTCATTCCGTTCAGCCTGCCGCAGGAGTTGGATTCAGAATATTAATTGACAAAAAAACAAGAACCAATCTCGTTGCCGATTATGCCTGGGGAAATAATTCCAGAGGATTTTATCTAAATGCAGGTGAAGTTTTTTAA
- the fahA gene encoding fumarylacetoacetase → MPITANDTSRKSWLEVPENSDFPIQNIPFGVFLTKENVVTVGTRIGDYAIDLGALQQLNYFEGIDLTDDMFMQDTLNDFISDGKKTWRLVRNRIAEIFDINNPQLRDSTKHRDIVIFKIEDVEMQLPVLIGDYTDFYSSREHATNVGKMFRDPENALLPNWLHIPVGYHGRSSTIVPSGIPVHRPMGQTLPAGHETPVFGASRLVDFELETAFITTDVNVMGENIPTYEAEDYIFGMVLLNDWSARDIQKWEYVPLGPFLAKNFATSISPWIVTMDALEPFRTKGPKQDPTPLPYLQTKGKKAFDIHLEVSLKPEDQEETVISKSNFKYLYWSMSQQLAHHTSNGCRVNSGDMMGSGTISGPTPDSFGSMLELTWGGKNPLKLNGGGERKFIEDNDTVIIRGFCENAEVRIGFGEVSSQLLPPFIRQ, encoded by the coding sequence ATGCCTATAACCGCCAACGATACCAGTAGAAAATCATGGTTAGAAGTGCCAGAAAATAGCGACTTCCCTATTCAGAATATTCCTTTCGGCGTGTTTCTTACCAAAGAAAATGTCGTTACAGTGGGAACACGAATTGGCGATTATGCTATAGATTTAGGGGCTTTACAACAATTAAACTATTTTGAGGGAATAGATTTAACAGATGATATGTTTATGCAGGACACGCTGAATGATTTTATTTCTGACGGAAAAAAAACATGGCGTTTGGTTCGAAATCGTATCGCAGAAATCTTTGATATTAATAATCCGCAGCTTAGAGATTCAACAAAACACCGAGATATTGTTATATTTAAAATCGAAGATGTAGAGATGCAATTGCCAGTTTTGATTGGCGATTACACTGACTTCTATTCGAGCAGAGAACACGCTACAAACGTAGGTAAAATGTTCCGTGATCCAGAAAATGCTTTATTGCCAAACTGGCTTCATATTCCGGTTGGATATCATGGAAGAAGTTCTACAATTGTACCTTCTGGAATTCCGGTTCACAGACCAATGGGACAAACGCTGCCAGCAGGACATGAAACACCTGTTTTTGGCGCGTCACGTTTAGTCGATTTTGAATTGGAAACTGCTTTCATTACAACTGATGTCAATGTAATGGGAGAAAACATCCCAACTTACGAAGCTGAGGACTATATTTTCGGAATGGTTTTATTGAATGACTGGAGCGCTCGCGACATTCAAAAATGGGAATATGTGCCTCTTGGACCATTCTTAGCAAAAAACTTTGCAACTTCAATTTCACCGTGGATTGTGACTATGGATGCTTTGGAACCTTTTAGAACTAAGGGCCCAAAACAAGATCCAACACCACTTCCTTACTTACAAACGAAAGGTAAAAAAGCTTTTGACATTCATTTAGAAGTTTCATTAAAACCTGAAGATCAAGAAGAAACGGTTATTTCGAAATCAAATTTCAAATACCTATACTGGTCAATGAGTCAGCAATTAGCACATCATACTTCAAACGGATGCCGCGTAAATTCTGGTGACATGATGGGTTCTGGAACTATTTCTGGTCCAACTCCTGACAGTTTCGGTTCTATGCTGGAATTGACCTGGGGTGGAAAAAATCCGTTGAAATTAAATGGCGGAGGTGAACGTAAATTTATAGAAGATAATGATACCGTAATCATTAGAGGTTTCTGTGAAAATGCTGAAGTAAGAATTGGTTTTGGAGAAGTTTCAAGTCAATTATTACCTCCGTTTATCAGACAATGA
- the miaE gene encoding tRNA-(ms[2]io[6]A)-hydroxylase yields the protein MGVLRLQLPTDPRWVNIVEKNIEEILTDHAWCEQKAATNAITIITNNPEHQDLVQDLLALVKEEVDHFEQVHNIIIKRGLKLGRERKDEYVNELYQYMKRSGDGSRVSGLVERLLFSAMIEARSCERFKVLSENIQDEELSVFYRELMESEAGHYTTFITYARKYGVGIDVEKRWREWLAFEESIITNYGKNETIHG from the coding sequence ATGGGCGTATTAAGATTACAATTGCCAACCGACCCAAGATGGGTAAATATTGTTGAGAAAAATATAGAAGAAATTCTAACCGATCACGCTTGGTGCGAGCAGAAAGCAGCAACAAACGCAATTACAATTATTACAAACAATCCTGAACATCAGGATTTGGTTCAGGATTTATTGGCTTTAGTAAAAGAAGAAGTTGATCATTTTGAGCAAGTGCATAATATCATCATCAAAAGAGGATTGAAATTAGGACGTGAGCGTAAAGACGAGTATGTAAACGAACTATACCAATACATGAAAAGAAGCGGAGATGGAAGCCGTGTTTCTGGACTTGTAGAAAGACTTCTTTTTTCTGCAATGATTGAAGCCAGAAGCTGTGAACGCTTTAAAGTGCTTTCTGAAAATATTCAGGATGAAGAATTGTCTGTTTTTTACAGAGAATTAATGGAAAGCGAAGCAGGACATTATACCACTTTCATTACTTACGCTCGTAAATACGGAGTTGGAATTGATGTTGAAAAACGTTGGAGAGAATGGTTGGCATTCGAAGAATCAATTATTACCAATTACGGGAAAAACGAAACGATTCACGGGTAG
- a CDS encoding pentapeptide repeat-containing protein: MKKESEYFLDKEYNTIIYTKDDLNFKDFEGCVFNDCNFSACTFLAVTFIDCVFNDCIFSEAKINYVALRTVTFNRCEIKEVNFAMCDKLIFEVHFNDCILDFSKFYTLKLKGTPFINCSLIAVDFMATDLTSVVFDNCDLYRSEFNKAIANKADFKTSFNYTIDPSKTKLKKAVFSLNEVKGLLFTHDVIVS; the protein is encoded by the coding sequence TTGAAAAAAGAAAGCGAATATTTTCTTGATAAAGAATACAATACGATTATTTACACCAAAGACGATCTTAATTTTAAAGACTTCGAAGGTTGCGTATTTAATGATTGCAACTTCTCTGCCTGCACTTTTCTAGCCGTTACTTTTATTGACTGTGTTTTTAATGATTGTATTTTTAGTGAAGCAAAGATTAATTACGTCGCTTTGAGAACAGTCACTTTTAATCGATGCGAAATTAAAGAAGTGAATTTCGCCATGTGCGACAAACTAATTTTTGAAGTACATTTTAATGACTGTATTCTCGATTTTTCGAAGTTTTATACTTTAAAACTAAAAGGAACTCCATTTATCAATTGCAGTTTAATTGCTGTAGATTTTATGGCAACAGATTTAACCAGTGTAGTTTTTGACAATTGCGATTTATACCGTTCCGAATTTAACAAAGCCATCGCCAATAAAGCCGATTTTAAAACAAGTTTCAATTATACTATTGATCCTTCTAAAACGAAACTGAAGAAAGCTGTTTTTTCTTTGAATGAAGTGAAAGGACTATTGTTTACACATGATGTGATTGTGTCTTAA
- the glyA gene encoding serine hydroxymethyltransferase codes for MQRDEQIFDLIQEEKERQIHGLELIASENFVSDEVMQAAGSVLTNKYAEGYPGKRYYGGCEVVDVIEQIAIDRAKELFGAEYANVQPHSGSQANTAVYHACLNPGDTILGFDLSHGGHLTHGSPVNFSGRLYRPVFYGVDAETGRLDYDKIQEIATKEQPKLIIAGASAYSRDMDFARFRQIADSVGAILFADISHPAGLIAKGLLSDPIPHCHIVSTTTHKTLRGPRGGLILMGKDFPNPQGLTTPKGEIRMMSSLLDLAVFPGNQGGPLMHIIAAKAVAFGEALKDEFFTYAMQLQKNANAMADAFVKRGYNIISGGTDNHMMLIDLRNKNISGKEAENALVKAEITVNKNMVPFDDKSPFITSGIRVGTAAITTRGLVEKDMETIVALIDKVLTDHTNEDLIEEVAEEVNELMSERPIFAY; via the coding sequence ATGCAACGCGACGAACAAATTTTTGATCTTATCCAAGAGGAAAAAGAAAGACAAATTCACGGACTAGAGCTTATTGCTTCAGAGAATTTTGTAAGTGATGAAGTAATGCAGGCAGCTGGGTCTGTTTTAACTAATAAATATGCTGAGGGATATCCTGGCAAAAGATACTACGGCGGTTGTGAAGTAGTTGACGTTATTGAGCAAATTGCTATTGACAGAGCTAAAGAATTATTTGGTGCTGAATATGCAAACGTACAGCCTCACTCTGGTTCTCAGGCTAACACTGCTGTGTACCACGCTTGTTTGAATCCTGGTGATACTATTTTAGGTTTTGACTTATCTCACGGTGGTCACTTAACTCACGGTTCTCCAGTAAACTTTTCAGGACGTTTATACCGTCCGGTTTTTTACGGAGTAGATGCTGAAACTGGTCGCTTAGATTATGATAAAATTCAGGAAATTGCAACTAAAGAACAGCCAAAATTAATTATCGCAGGAGCTTCTGCTTATTCTCGCGATATGGATTTTGCTCGTTTCAGACAAATTGCTGACAGCGTAGGAGCAATCTTATTTGCTGATATTTCTCACCCGGCAGGTCTTATTGCAAAAGGATTATTAAGTGATCCAATTCCACATTGCCATATTGTTTCTACAACAACTCACAAAACATTAAGAGGACCACGTGGAGGTCTAATCTTAATGGGGAAAGACTTCCCAAATCCACAAGGATTAACAACTCCAAAAGGAGAAATCAGAATGATGTCCTCTTTATTAGACTTAGCTGTTTTCCCTGGAAACCAAGGAGGTCCTTTAATGCACATTATCGCTGCTAAAGCGGTTGCTTTTGGTGAAGCATTAAAAGATGAGTTTTTTACTTACGCAATGCAATTGCAAAAAAATGCAAATGCAATGGCGGATGCTTTCGTAAAAAGAGGTTACAACATTATCTCTGGCGGAACTGACAACCACATGATGCTTATTGACTTAAGAAATAAAAATATTTCTGGTAAAGAAGCTGAAAATGCATTAGTAAAAGCTGAAATTACAGTAAACAAAAACATGGTTCCATTTGACGATAAATCTCCATTTATCACTTCTGGTATTCGTGTTGGAACAGCTGCAATCACAACTCGTGGTTTAGTTGAAAAAGATATGGAAACTATCGTAGCTTTAATCGATAAAGTTCTTACTGATCATACAAATGAAGATCTTATCGAAGAAGTTGCTGAAGAAGTAAACGAATTAATGAGCGAAAGACCAATTTTTGCGTATTAA